A window from Patescibacteria group bacterium encodes these proteins:
- a CDS encoding type II secretion system GspH family protein, with protein sequence TLIELLIVISILAILSVIIVLVINPNELIKQARDSQRLSDLQTINKAISLLLVDKPGVFLGQTNTIYTSLIDPNSTSCASLNLPPLPSGYQYRCSTSTQIAQKIDGSGWLPLSFSSISYGSPISKLPLDPINQTST encoded by the coding sequence TCACCCTCATAGAACTTCTAATTGTTATTTCTATCCTTGCAATTTTATCAGTAATTATTGTTCTTGTAATTAATCCTAATGAATTAATTAAACAAGCAAGAGATTCTCAAAGACTTTCAGATCTTCAAACAATTAACAAAGCTATTTCTTTATTATTAGTTGATAAACCTGGTGTTTTTCTAGGCCAAACTAATACAATATATACTTCTTTAATTGATCCTAATTCTACCTCCTGTGCTTCTTTAAATTTACCTCCTTTACCTTCTGGCTATCAATATCGTTGTTCTACTTCTACTCAAATAGCTCAAAAAATAGATGGTTCTGGCTGGCTTCCTTTATCTTTTTCTTCAATTTCTTATGGTTCTCCTATTTCAAAATTACCTCTTGATCCAATCAATCAAACATCAACAG